One window of Tachysurus vachellii isolate PV-2020 chromosome 21, HZAU_Pvac_v1, whole genome shotgun sequence genomic DNA carries:
- the hgs gene encoding hepatocyte growth factor-regulated tyrosine kinase substrate isoform X5, which produces MGKGGGTFERLLDKATSQLLLETDWESILQICDLIRQGDTQAKYAIAAIKKKLNDKNPHVAIYGLEVLESVVKNCGQTIHDEVASKQTMEELKELFKKQTEPNVRNKILYLIQAWSHAFRNEPKYKVVQDTYQIMKVEGHVFPEFKESDAMFAAERAPDWVDAEECHRCRVQFGVMTRKHHCRACGQIFCGKCSSKYSTIPKFGIEKEVRVCEPCFEQLNNSHPSLSPPSRKAEGKSVSSSSSSSGQTELPPEYLTSPLAQQSQMPPKRDEAALQEEEELQLAIALSQSEAEEKERVRQKSSYPVYPKADPTPVTSSAPPVSTLYTSPVNSSAPSAEEVDPELARYLNRTYWEKKQEEVRKSPTPSAPAPVPLAEPMPISQPVESHPPVQPINIVEQQYQNGESEENHEQFLKALQNAVTTFLNRVKSNHMRGRSITNDSAVLSLFQSINNMHPQLLELLNQLDEKRLYYEGLQDKLAQVRDARAALNALRDEHREKLRHAAEEAERQRQIQLAQKLEIMRQKKQEYLEMQRQLAIQRLQEQEKERQMRLEQQKHTIQMRAQMPAFSLPYAQMQSLPPNVAGGVVYQPAGPPSYPGTFSPAGSVEGSPMHGVYMNQPGQPGGGPYQAMPVSATDPNMVNAYMYQTAGSGGQPAAPGQAPPLNTSPPYTNYQPTPTQGYQQNVPSQAQSLPPMSQAAPTNGMAYMGYQPYNMQNMISAHPGQDPNMPAQQQYIPGQQPMYQQMAPPGGPQQQPQQPPAGSAEAQLISFD; this is translated from the exons ATGGGAAAAGGCGGCGGTACATTTGAAAGGCTGTTGG ACAAAGCTACCAGTCAGCTGTTGCTGGAGACAGACTGGGAATCCATCCTGCAGATCTGCGACCTCATCCGCCAGGGAGACACGCA GGCTAAATATGCAATCGCGGCCATCAAGAAGAAGCTCAACGACAAAAATCCGCACGTGGCAATCTATGGCCTAGAG GTTCTGGAGTCGGTGGTGAAGAACTGTGGCCAGACGATCCATGATGAAGTGGCGAGTAAGCAGACAATGGAGGAACTCAAGGAGCTGTTTAAG AAACAAACCGAGCCGAACGTCAGAAATAAGATCCTGTACCTGATCCAGGCCTGGTCGCACGCCTTCCGCAACGAGCCCAAGTACAAAGTGGTTCAAGACACTTACCAAATCATGAAGGTGGAAG GTCATGTTTTCCCGGAGTTTAAAGAGAGCGACGCCATGTTTGCCGCAGAGAGG gctCCTGATTGGGTGGATGCCGAGGAATGCCACAGGTGCAGAGTTCAATTTGGTGTGATGACCCgaaag CACCACTGCAGGGCATGTGGGCAGATCTTCTGTGGCAAATGCTCCTCCAAATACTCCACTATCCCCAAGTTCGGCATCGAGAAAgaggtgcgagtgtgtgagcctTGCTTCGAGCAACTTAACAA CAGccacccctccctctctcctccttcCAGGAAAGCCGAAGGGAAGAGcgtcagcagcagcagcagtagcagcGGCCAGACCGAGCTGCCCCCCGAGTACCTGACCAGCCCTCTGGCCCAGCAGTCTCAG ATGCCTCCCAAGAGAGACGAGGCAGCGCTgcaagaggaagaggagctgCAGCTGGCCATCGCTCTGTCTCAGAGTGAAGctgaggagaaggagagagtg AGGCAGAAGAGCTCGTACCCCGTGTACCCCAAAGCCGATCCGACTCCGGTGACCTCCTCCGCTCCACCCGTCAGCACTCTTTACACCTCTCCTGTG AACTCGTCTGCTCCTTCAGCTGAAGAAGTTGACCCTGAG CTGGCTCGTTATCTGAATAGGACTTACTGGGAGAAAAAGCAGGAAGAGGTCCGCAAGAGTCCCACCCCTTCTGCTCCTGCTCCTGTGCCATTGGCTGAACCGATGCCAATCAGCCAGCCAGTGGAAAGCCACCCCCCTGTTCAGCCCATCAACATAGTAGAG CAGCAATACCAGAACGGAGAATCGGAGGAGAACCACGAGCAGTTCCTCAAAGCTCTGCAGAACGCCGTCACTACCTTCTTGAACCGGGTGAAAAGCAACCACATGCGTGGTCGCAGTATCACCAACGACAGCGCCGTGCTCTCCCTCTTCCAGTCCATCAACAACATGCACCCACAGCTGCTGGAGCTCCTCAACCAGCTTGACGAGAAGAGAC TGTACTACGAGGGGCTACAGGATAAGCTGGCGCAGGTTCGGGATGCACGGGCTGCTCTGAACGCTCTGAGAGACGAACACCGCGAGAAACTGCGCCATGCCGCCGAGGAGGCCGAAAGACAGCGGCAGATCCAGCTCGCCCAGAAACTAGAGATCATGAGGCAGAAGAAACAA GAATATCTGGAGATGCAGCGACAGCTGGCTATTCAGCGTCTGCAGGAGCAGGAGAAGGAGCGACAGATGCGTCTGGAGCAGCAGAAACACACCATCCAGATGCGTGCTCAGATGCCTGCCTTTTCCCTGCCCTACGCCCAG ATGCAGTCACTGCCGCCTAACGTGGCAGGAGGGGTGGTGTATCAACCTGCTGGCCCCCCCAGTTACCCCGGCACCTTCAGCCCGGCTGGATCAGTGGAGGGCTCTCCTATGCACGGGGTCTACATGAACCAACCCGGGCAGCCCGGGGGCGGACCCTACCAGGCCATGCCAGTGTCAGCTACAG atcCCAACATGGTGAACGCGTACATGTATCAGACAGCAGGTAGCGGTGGGCAACCCGCTGCCCCTGGTCAGGCTCCGCCTCTTAATACCAGTCCTCCATACACTAACTACCAGCCCACACCGACACAGGGCTACCAG CAAAATGTGCCGTCTCAAGCTCAGAGTTTGCCCCCGATGTCCCAAGCTGCCCCGACCAACGGCATGGCCTACATGGGCTACCAGCCGTACAACATGCAG AACATGATCTCCGCACATCCTGGACAGGACCCCAACATGCCTGCTCAGCAGCAGTACATACCTGGCCAACAACCCATGTACCAACAG ATGGCGCCCCCTGGTGGTCCTCAGCAGCAGCCCCAGCAGCCCCCTGCAGGCAGTGCAGAGGCTCAACTCATCTCCTTTGACTAA
- the hgs gene encoding hepatocyte growth factor-regulated tyrosine kinase substrate isoform X3 produces the protein MGKGGGTFERLLDKATSQLLLETDWESILQICDLIRQGDTQAKYAIAAIKKKLNDKNPHVAIYGLEVLESVVKNCGQTIHDEVASKQTMEELKELFKKQTEPNVRNKILYLIQAWSHAFRNEPKYKVVQDTYQIMKVEGHVFPEFKESDAMFAAERAPDWVDAEECHRCRVQFGVMTRKHHCRACGQIFCGKCSSKYSTIPKFGIEKEVRVCEPCFEQLNNHPSLSPPSRKAEGKSVSSSSSSSGQTELPPEYLTSPLAQQSQVGAVATEDCDLVDQMPPKRDEAALQEEEELQLAIALSQSEAEEKERVRQKSSYPVYPKADPTPVTSSAPPVSTLYTSPVNSSAPSAEEVDPELARYLNRTYWEKKQEEVRKSPTPSAPAPVPLAEPMPISQPVESHPPVQPINIVEQQYQNGESEENHEQFLKALQNAVTTFLNRVKSNHMRGRSITNDSAVLSLFQSINNMHPQLLELLNQLDEKRLYYEGLQDKLAQVRDARAALNALRDEHREKLRHAAEEAERQRQIQLAQKLEIMRQKKQEYLEMQRQLAIQRLQEQEKERQMRLEQQKHTIQMRAQMPAFSLPYAQMQSLPPNVAGGVVYQPAGPPSYPGTFSPAGSVEGSPMHGVYMNQPGQPGGGPYQAMPVSATDPNMVNAYMYQTAGSGGQPAAPGQAPPLNTSPPYTNYQPTPTQGYQQNVPSQAQSLPPMSQAAPTNGMAYMGYQPYNMQNMISAHPGQDPNMPAQQQYIPGQQPMYQQMAPPGGPQQQPQQPPAGSAEAQLISFD, from the exons ATGGGAAAAGGCGGCGGTACATTTGAAAGGCTGTTGG ACAAAGCTACCAGTCAGCTGTTGCTGGAGACAGACTGGGAATCCATCCTGCAGATCTGCGACCTCATCCGCCAGGGAGACACGCA GGCTAAATATGCAATCGCGGCCATCAAGAAGAAGCTCAACGACAAAAATCCGCACGTGGCAATCTATGGCCTAGAG GTTCTGGAGTCGGTGGTGAAGAACTGTGGCCAGACGATCCATGATGAAGTGGCGAGTAAGCAGACAATGGAGGAACTCAAGGAGCTGTTTAAG AAACAAACCGAGCCGAACGTCAGAAATAAGATCCTGTACCTGATCCAGGCCTGGTCGCACGCCTTCCGCAACGAGCCCAAGTACAAAGTGGTTCAAGACACTTACCAAATCATGAAGGTGGAAG GTCATGTTTTCCCGGAGTTTAAAGAGAGCGACGCCATGTTTGCCGCAGAGAGG gctCCTGATTGGGTGGATGCCGAGGAATGCCACAGGTGCAGAGTTCAATTTGGTGTGATGACCCgaaag CACCACTGCAGGGCATGTGGGCAGATCTTCTGTGGCAAATGCTCCTCCAAATACTCCACTATCCCCAAGTTCGGCATCGAGAAAgaggtgcgagtgtgtgagcctTGCTTCGAGCAACTTAACAA ccacccctccctctctcctccttcCAGGAAAGCCGAAGGGAAGAGcgtcagcagcagcagcagtagcagcGGCCAGACCGAGCTGCCCCCCGAGTACCTGACCAGCCCTCTGGCCCAGCAGTCTCAGGTAGGTGCTGTGGCTACGGAGGATTGTGATCTGGTTGatcag ATGCCTCCCAAGAGAGACGAGGCAGCGCTgcaagaggaagaggagctgCAGCTGGCCATCGCTCTGTCTCAGAGTGAAGctgaggagaaggagagagtg AGGCAGAAGAGCTCGTACCCCGTGTACCCCAAAGCCGATCCGACTCCGGTGACCTCCTCCGCTCCACCCGTCAGCACTCTTTACACCTCTCCTGTG AACTCGTCTGCTCCTTCAGCTGAAGAAGTTGACCCTGAG CTGGCTCGTTATCTGAATAGGACTTACTGGGAGAAAAAGCAGGAAGAGGTCCGCAAGAGTCCCACCCCTTCTGCTCCTGCTCCTGTGCCATTGGCTGAACCGATGCCAATCAGCCAGCCAGTGGAAAGCCACCCCCCTGTTCAGCCCATCAACATAGTAGAG CAGCAATACCAGAACGGAGAATCGGAGGAGAACCACGAGCAGTTCCTCAAAGCTCTGCAGAACGCCGTCACTACCTTCTTGAACCGGGTGAAAAGCAACCACATGCGTGGTCGCAGTATCACCAACGACAGCGCCGTGCTCTCCCTCTTCCAGTCCATCAACAACATGCACCCACAGCTGCTGGAGCTCCTCAACCAGCTTGACGAGAAGAGAC TGTACTACGAGGGGCTACAGGATAAGCTGGCGCAGGTTCGGGATGCACGGGCTGCTCTGAACGCTCTGAGAGACGAACACCGCGAGAAACTGCGCCATGCCGCCGAGGAGGCCGAAAGACAGCGGCAGATCCAGCTCGCCCAGAAACTAGAGATCATGAGGCAGAAGAAACAA GAATATCTGGAGATGCAGCGACAGCTGGCTATTCAGCGTCTGCAGGAGCAGGAGAAGGAGCGACAGATGCGTCTGGAGCAGCAGAAACACACCATCCAGATGCGTGCTCAGATGCCTGCCTTTTCCCTGCCCTACGCCCAG ATGCAGTCACTGCCGCCTAACGTGGCAGGAGGGGTGGTGTATCAACCTGCTGGCCCCCCCAGTTACCCCGGCACCTTCAGCCCGGCTGGATCAGTGGAGGGCTCTCCTATGCACGGGGTCTACATGAACCAACCCGGGCAGCCCGGGGGCGGACCCTACCAGGCCATGCCAGTGTCAGCTACAG atcCCAACATGGTGAACGCGTACATGTATCAGACAGCAGGTAGCGGTGGGCAACCCGCTGCCCCTGGTCAGGCTCCGCCTCTTAATACCAGTCCTCCATACACTAACTACCAGCCCACACCGACACAGGGCTACCAG CAAAATGTGCCGTCTCAAGCTCAGAGTTTGCCCCCGATGTCCCAAGCTGCCCCGACCAACGGCATGGCCTACATGGGCTACCAGCCGTACAACATGCAG AACATGATCTCCGCACATCCTGGACAGGACCCCAACATGCCTGCTCAGCAGCAGTACATACCTGGCCAACAACCCATGTACCAACAG ATGGCGCCCCCTGGTGGTCCTCAGCAGCAGCCCCAGCAGCCCCCTGCAGGCAGTGCAGAGGCTCAACTCATCTCCTTTGACTAA
- the hgs gene encoding hepatocyte growth factor-regulated tyrosine kinase substrate isoform X6, with translation MGKGGGTFERLLDKATSQLLLETDWESILQICDLIRQGDTQAKYAIAAIKKKLNDKNPHVAIYGLEVLESVVKNCGQTIHDEVASKQTMEELKELFKKQTEPNVRNKILYLIQAWSHAFRNEPKYKVVQDTYQIMKVEGHVFPEFKESDAMFAAERAPDWVDAEECHRCRVQFGVMTRKHHCRACGQIFCGKCSSKYSTIPKFGIEKEVRVCEPCFEQLNNHPSLSPPSRKAEGKSVSSSSSSSGQTELPPEYLTSPLAQQSQMPPKRDEAALQEEEELQLAIALSQSEAEEKERVRQKSSYPVYPKADPTPVTSSAPPVSTLYTSPVNSSAPSAEEVDPELARYLNRTYWEKKQEEVRKSPTPSAPAPVPLAEPMPISQPVESHPPVQPINIVEQQYQNGESEENHEQFLKALQNAVTTFLNRVKSNHMRGRSITNDSAVLSLFQSINNMHPQLLELLNQLDEKRLYYEGLQDKLAQVRDARAALNALRDEHREKLRHAAEEAERQRQIQLAQKLEIMRQKKQEYLEMQRQLAIQRLQEQEKERQMRLEQQKHTIQMRAQMPAFSLPYAQMQSLPPNVAGGVVYQPAGPPSYPGTFSPAGSVEGSPMHGVYMNQPGQPGGGPYQAMPVSATDPNMVNAYMYQTAGSGGQPAAPGQAPPLNTSPPYTNYQPTPTQGYQQNVPSQAQSLPPMSQAAPTNGMAYMGYQPYNMQNMISAHPGQDPNMPAQQQYIPGQQPMYQQMAPPGGPQQQPQQPPAGSAEAQLISFD, from the exons ATGGGAAAAGGCGGCGGTACATTTGAAAGGCTGTTGG ACAAAGCTACCAGTCAGCTGTTGCTGGAGACAGACTGGGAATCCATCCTGCAGATCTGCGACCTCATCCGCCAGGGAGACACGCA GGCTAAATATGCAATCGCGGCCATCAAGAAGAAGCTCAACGACAAAAATCCGCACGTGGCAATCTATGGCCTAGAG GTTCTGGAGTCGGTGGTGAAGAACTGTGGCCAGACGATCCATGATGAAGTGGCGAGTAAGCAGACAATGGAGGAACTCAAGGAGCTGTTTAAG AAACAAACCGAGCCGAACGTCAGAAATAAGATCCTGTACCTGATCCAGGCCTGGTCGCACGCCTTCCGCAACGAGCCCAAGTACAAAGTGGTTCAAGACACTTACCAAATCATGAAGGTGGAAG GTCATGTTTTCCCGGAGTTTAAAGAGAGCGACGCCATGTTTGCCGCAGAGAGG gctCCTGATTGGGTGGATGCCGAGGAATGCCACAGGTGCAGAGTTCAATTTGGTGTGATGACCCgaaag CACCACTGCAGGGCATGTGGGCAGATCTTCTGTGGCAAATGCTCCTCCAAATACTCCACTATCCCCAAGTTCGGCATCGAGAAAgaggtgcgagtgtgtgagcctTGCTTCGAGCAACTTAACAA ccacccctccctctctcctccttcCAGGAAAGCCGAAGGGAAGAGcgtcagcagcagcagcagtagcagcGGCCAGACCGAGCTGCCCCCCGAGTACCTGACCAGCCCTCTGGCCCAGCAGTCTCAG ATGCCTCCCAAGAGAGACGAGGCAGCGCTgcaagaggaagaggagctgCAGCTGGCCATCGCTCTGTCTCAGAGTGAAGctgaggagaaggagagagtg AGGCAGAAGAGCTCGTACCCCGTGTACCCCAAAGCCGATCCGACTCCGGTGACCTCCTCCGCTCCACCCGTCAGCACTCTTTACACCTCTCCTGTG AACTCGTCTGCTCCTTCAGCTGAAGAAGTTGACCCTGAG CTGGCTCGTTATCTGAATAGGACTTACTGGGAGAAAAAGCAGGAAGAGGTCCGCAAGAGTCCCACCCCTTCTGCTCCTGCTCCTGTGCCATTGGCTGAACCGATGCCAATCAGCCAGCCAGTGGAAAGCCACCCCCCTGTTCAGCCCATCAACATAGTAGAG CAGCAATACCAGAACGGAGAATCGGAGGAGAACCACGAGCAGTTCCTCAAAGCTCTGCAGAACGCCGTCACTACCTTCTTGAACCGGGTGAAAAGCAACCACATGCGTGGTCGCAGTATCACCAACGACAGCGCCGTGCTCTCCCTCTTCCAGTCCATCAACAACATGCACCCACAGCTGCTGGAGCTCCTCAACCAGCTTGACGAGAAGAGAC TGTACTACGAGGGGCTACAGGATAAGCTGGCGCAGGTTCGGGATGCACGGGCTGCTCTGAACGCTCTGAGAGACGAACACCGCGAGAAACTGCGCCATGCCGCCGAGGAGGCCGAAAGACAGCGGCAGATCCAGCTCGCCCAGAAACTAGAGATCATGAGGCAGAAGAAACAA GAATATCTGGAGATGCAGCGACAGCTGGCTATTCAGCGTCTGCAGGAGCAGGAGAAGGAGCGACAGATGCGTCTGGAGCAGCAGAAACACACCATCCAGATGCGTGCTCAGATGCCTGCCTTTTCCCTGCCCTACGCCCAG ATGCAGTCACTGCCGCCTAACGTGGCAGGAGGGGTGGTGTATCAACCTGCTGGCCCCCCCAGTTACCCCGGCACCTTCAGCCCGGCTGGATCAGTGGAGGGCTCTCCTATGCACGGGGTCTACATGAACCAACCCGGGCAGCCCGGGGGCGGACCCTACCAGGCCATGCCAGTGTCAGCTACAG atcCCAACATGGTGAACGCGTACATGTATCAGACAGCAGGTAGCGGTGGGCAACCCGCTGCCCCTGGTCAGGCTCCGCCTCTTAATACCAGTCCTCCATACACTAACTACCAGCCCACACCGACACAGGGCTACCAG CAAAATGTGCCGTCTCAAGCTCAGAGTTTGCCCCCGATGTCCCAAGCTGCCCCGACCAACGGCATGGCCTACATGGGCTACCAGCCGTACAACATGCAG AACATGATCTCCGCACATCCTGGACAGGACCCCAACATGCCTGCTCAGCAGCAGTACATACCTGGCCAACAACCCATGTACCAACAG ATGGCGCCCCCTGGTGGTCCTCAGCAGCAGCCCCAGCAGCCCCCTGCAGGCAGTGCAGAGGCTCAACTCATCTCCTTTGACTAA
- the hgs gene encoding hepatocyte growth factor-regulated tyrosine kinase substrate isoform X8: MGKGGGTFERLLDKATSQLLLETDWESILQICDLIRQGDTQAKYAIAAIKKKLNDKNPHVAIYGLEVLESVVKNCGQTIHDEVASKQTMEELKELFKKQTEPNVRNKILYLIQAWSHAFRNEPKYKVVQDTYQIMKVEGHVFPEFKESDAMFAAERAPDWVDAEECHRCRVQFGVMTRKHHCRACGQIFCGKCSSKYSTIPKFGIEKEVRVCEPCFEQLNKKAEGKSVSSSSSSSGQTELPPEYLTSPLAQQSQMPPKRDEAALQEEEELQLAIALSQSEAEEKERVRQKSSYPVYPKADPTPVTSSAPPVSTLYTSPVNSSAPSAEEVDPELARYLNRTYWEKKQEEVRKSPTPSAPAPVPLAEPMPISQPVESHPPVQPINIVEQYQNGESEENHEQFLKALQNAVTTFLNRVKSNHMRGRSITNDSAVLSLFQSINNMHPQLLELLNQLDEKRLYYEGLQDKLAQVRDARAALNALRDEHREKLRHAAEEAERQRQIQLAQKLEIMRQKKQEYLEMQRQLAIQRLQEQEKERQMRLEQQKHTIQMRAQMPAFSLPYAQMQSLPPNVAGGVVYQPAGPPSYPGTFSPAGSVEGSPMHGVYMNQPGQPGGGPYQAMPVSATDPNMVNAYMYQTAGSGGQPAAPGQAPPLNTSPPYTNYQPTPTQGYQQNVPSQAQSLPPMSQAAPTNGMAYMGYQPYNMQNMISAHPGQDPNMPAQQQYIPGQQPMYQQMAPPGGPQQQPQQPPAGSAEAQLISFD; encoded by the exons ATGGGAAAAGGCGGCGGTACATTTGAAAGGCTGTTGG ACAAAGCTACCAGTCAGCTGTTGCTGGAGACAGACTGGGAATCCATCCTGCAGATCTGCGACCTCATCCGCCAGGGAGACACGCA GGCTAAATATGCAATCGCGGCCATCAAGAAGAAGCTCAACGACAAAAATCCGCACGTGGCAATCTATGGCCTAGAG GTTCTGGAGTCGGTGGTGAAGAACTGTGGCCAGACGATCCATGATGAAGTGGCGAGTAAGCAGACAATGGAGGAACTCAAGGAGCTGTTTAAG AAACAAACCGAGCCGAACGTCAGAAATAAGATCCTGTACCTGATCCAGGCCTGGTCGCACGCCTTCCGCAACGAGCCCAAGTACAAAGTGGTTCAAGACACTTACCAAATCATGAAGGTGGAAG GTCATGTTTTCCCGGAGTTTAAAGAGAGCGACGCCATGTTTGCCGCAGAGAGG gctCCTGATTGGGTGGATGCCGAGGAATGCCACAGGTGCAGAGTTCAATTTGGTGTGATGACCCgaaag CACCACTGCAGGGCATGTGGGCAGATCTTCTGTGGCAAATGCTCCTCCAAATACTCCACTATCCCCAAGTTCGGCATCGAGAAAgaggtgcgagtgtgtgagcctTGCTTCGAGCAACTTAACAA GAAAGCCGAAGGGAAGAGcgtcagcagcagcagcagtagcagcGGCCAGACCGAGCTGCCCCCCGAGTACCTGACCAGCCCTCTGGCCCAGCAGTCTCAG ATGCCTCCCAAGAGAGACGAGGCAGCGCTgcaagaggaagaggagctgCAGCTGGCCATCGCTCTGTCTCAGAGTGAAGctgaggagaaggagagagtg AGGCAGAAGAGCTCGTACCCCGTGTACCCCAAAGCCGATCCGACTCCGGTGACCTCCTCCGCTCCACCCGTCAGCACTCTTTACACCTCTCCTGTG AACTCGTCTGCTCCTTCAGCTGAAGAAGTTGACCCTGAG CTGGCTCGTTATCTGAATAGGACTTACTGGGAGAAAAAGCAGGAAGAGGTCCGCAAGAGTCCCACCCCTTCTGCTCCTGCTCCTGTGCCATTGGCTGAACCGATGCCAATCAGCCAGCCAGTGGAAAGCCACCCCCCTGTTCAGCCCATCAACATAGTAGAG CAATACCAGAACGGAGAATCGGAGGAGAACCACGAGCAGTTCCTCAAAGCTCTGCAGAACGCCGTCACTACCTTCTTGAACCGGGTGAAAAGCAACCACATGCGTGGTCGCAGTATCACCAACGACAGCGCCGTGCTCTCCCTCTTCCAGTCCATCAACAACATGCACCCACAGCTGCTGGAGCTCCTCAACCAGCTTGACGAGAAGAGAC TGTACTACGAGGGGCTACAGGATAAGCTGGCGCAGGTTCGGGATGCACGGGCTGCTCTGAACGCTCTGAGAGACGAACACCGCGAGAAACTGCGCCATGCCGCCGAGGAGGCCGAAAGACAGCGGCAGATCCAGCTCGCCCAGAAACTAGAGATCATGAGGCAGAAGAAACAA GAATATCTGGAGATGCAGCGACAGCTGGCTATTCAGCGTCTGCAGGAGCAGGAGAAGGAGCGACAGATGCGTCTGGAGCAGCAGAAACACACCATCCAGATGCGTGCTCAGATGCCTGCCTTTTCCCTGCCCTACGCCCAG ATGCAGTCACTGCCGCCTAACGTGGCAGGAGGGGTGGTGTATCAACCTGCTGGCCCCCCCAGTTACCCCGGCACCTTCAGCCCGGCTGGATCAGTGGAGGGCTCTCCTATGCACGGGGTCTACATGAACCAACCCGGGCAGCCCGGGGGCGGACCCTACCAGGCCATGCCAGTGTCAGCTACAG atcCCAACATGGTGAACGCGTACATGTATCAGACAGCAGGTAGCGGTGGGCAACCCGCTGCCCCTGGTCAGGCTCCGCCTCTTAATACCAGTCCTCCATACACTAACTACCAGCCCACACCGACACAGGGCTACCAG CAAAATGTGCCGTCTCAAGCTCAGAGTTTGCCCCCGATGTCCCAAGCTGCCCCGACCAACGGCATGGCCTACATGGGCTACCAGCCGTACAACATGCAG AACATGATCTCCGCACATCCTGGACAGGACCCCAACATGCCTGCTCAGCAGCAGTACATACCTGGCCAACAACCCATGTACCAACAG ATGGCGCCCCCTGGTGGTCCTCAGCAGCAGCCCCAGCAGCCCCCTGCAGGCAGTGCAGAGGCTCAACTCATCTCCTTTGACTAA